The following proteins come from a genomic window of Taeniopygia guttata chromosome 25, bTaeGut7.mat, whole genome shotgun sequence:
- the LOC140680537 gene encoding uncharacterized protein: MTGSQELSGNAEKESPEPAARNGEQCDNRSNMPVDILKMIPIEPHWGRDYNTRHAPRSTEPPRYRPHLSQLEAVNNRGEHCCSHLRPLIKTEYNYLSDDDLEPHITTKHIPYTATELAKLKREYGRLPHESETEYVFRVSLTGGDQIKLTEQEASGYWGHGVFLTTGDKHDSWSLTQCMAFWAGGTSPLEREDPIAIISTPDQLLESVHKAACLQMIRRKKLIPGFEFPMQLPVKPEIMTPLICGLPETLKPTAIALQKTPVERSDRFPSSQNNSLVPLYDLLRKGVKWDGPSSQEEALQLLIFEVTAHQALGLVHPTDPFQDSVVFTFTEELRGT; encoded by the exons ATGACGGGCTCCCAGGAATtgtcagggaatgcagagaaagaatctccagagcctgcagccagaaatGGAGAGCAGTGTGATAATCGTTCCAACATGCCCGTGGACATCTTGAAAATGAT CCCAATAGAGCCCCATTGGGGCCGGGACTACAACACCCGTCATGCCCCGCGCTCCACAGAAccgccccggtaccgccccCATCTGTCCC AACTTGAGGCAGTAAATAATCGTGGGGAACATTGCTGCTCTCATTTAAGACccttaattaaaacagaatataaCTATCTCAGTGATGATGATCTTGAACCCCACATCACAACCAAACACATACCATACACTGCCACCGAGTTAGCTAAGCTCAAAAGAGAATACGGACGCCTCCCACACGAATCAGAAACAGAATATGTTTTCCGGGTGTCCCTCACCGGTGGCgatcaaattaaattaactgaacAAGAAGCCAGTGGGTACTGGGGACACGGTGTCTTCTTAACAACAGGAGATAAACATGACTCGTGGTCCCTGACACAATGTATGGCTTTTTGGGCTGGGGGAACAAGCCCCTTGGAAAGGGAAGATCCTATAGCTATAATCAGTACCCCCGACCAGCTCCTAGAAAGTGTACACAAAGCCGCTTGTCTGCAAATGATTcgcagaaagaaattaattcctggcTTTGAATTCCCGATGCAATTACCTGTGAAGCCTGAAATAATGACCCCTTTAATTTGTGGGCTTCCAGAAACACTCAAACCTACTGCCATAGCCTTACAGAAAACTCCTGTAGAAAGATCAGACAGATTTCCTAGTAGCCAGAACAACTCATTGGTTCCCCTTTATGACTTGCTGAGGAAAGGAGTAAAATGGGATGGGCCTTCTTCTCAGGAAGAAGCATTGCAGTTGCTGATTTTTGAAGTAACAGCTCATCAAGCTCTGGGTCTCGTTCATCCTACAGACCCCTTTCAG GATTCTGTTGTGTTTACTTTTACAGAAGAACTCCGAGGGACATGA